A single Calidifontibacter indicus DNA region contains:
- a CDS encoding HPr family phosphocarrier protein gives MAQRTVTIASKVGLHARPAAMFVQAAAETGLDIEIAKPGEDAVDATSILGVMALGAKHGEEVTLTAEGDGADAALDSLVELLSRDLDAE, from the coding sequence ATGGCACAGCGCACCGTCACCATCGCCTCGAAGGTCGGCTTGCACGCCCGCCCCGCCGCGATGTTCGTGCAAGCAGCAGCCGAGACCGGCCTCGACATCGAGATCGCCAAGCCCGGCGAGGACGCGGTCGACGCCACCAGCATCCTCGGCGTGATGGCGCTCGGCGCGAAGCACGGCGAGGAGGTCACCCTCACCGCCGAGGGCGACGGCGCCGATGCCGCGCTCGACTCGCTGGTCGAGTTGCTCTCCCGCGACCTCGACGCGGAATGA
- the ptsP gene encoding phosphoenolpyruvate--protein phosphotransferase encodes MEVRTLQGIGVSAGSAYATAVVVAPPVTAPADEPAPADADAELVRVKAAFEQVAAELDARAARADKTAAQILTATALIARDKGLHKAAGKHLAAGSGPATSVHRAVEEYAAQFEALGDYFAERVTDLRDVGSRTIAAVLGVPAPGVPTLTAPSVVIALDLAPADTAVLDRDLVAGIVTQEGGRNSHTAILAAQMGIPAVVHCADALSIEAGTSVSIDGDSGAVVVNPSAESVAALADRDSKRATLLSATSGPGKTSDGHAVGLLANIGGVDDAVAAGAQDLEGVGLFRTEFVFLSAKTAPTLEEQTDIYTRVFQPFGTDRRIVVRTLDAGADKPLAFADLGAEENPALGRRGLRLSQARPELLETQLKALAAAASATGADVRVMAPMVATVEEAKWFADQVAAAGLPKSGVMIEVPAAALGARHVLAPVDFGSLGTNDLAQYTMAADRMQGALSDLLDPWQPAVLNVIKAACAGAAELGKPIGVCGESGGDPLMALVLTGLGVSSLSMAPSKVPAVRFALSRHSLEACQRLAESAVSAATAAAAREAVLSAADPELQALLT; translated from the coding sequence ATGGAGGTCAGGACTCTGCAGGGCATCGGTGTCAGCGCCGGATCGGCCTACGCGACGGCGGTGGTGGTGGCTCCCCCGGTCACCGCGCCGGCCGACGAACCGGCCCCGGCCGACGCCGACGCGGAACTGGTGCGGGTGAAGGCGGCTTTCGAGCAGGTCGCCGCCGAACTCGACGCGCGCGCAGCACGGGCCGACAAGACTGCTGCGCAGATCCTGACCGCCACCGCTCTCATCGCCCGCGACAAGGGCTTGCACAAGGCGGCCGGCAAACACCTGGCTGCCGGCTCCGGTCCGGCGACATCGGTGCACCGCGCGGTCGAGGAGTACGCCGCACAGTTCGAGGCACTCGGCGACTACTTCGCCGAGCGGGTCACCGACCTGCGCGATGTTGGTTCGCGCACCATCGCGGCGGTGCTCGGGGTGCCCGCCCCGGGGGTGCCGACGCTCACCGCACCGTCCGTGGTCATCGCGCTCGACCTGGCGCCGGCCGATACCGCGGTGCTCGACCGCGACCTGGTCGCCGGCATCGTCACCCAGGAGGGCGGACGCAACAGCCACACCGCGATCCTCGCCGCGCAGATGGGCATCCCGGCGGTCGTCCACTGCGCCGACGCGCTCTCGATCGAGGCGGGCACCTCGGTCTCGATCGACGGTGACTCGGGCGCGGTGGTCGTGAACCCGTCCGCCGAATCGGTCGCGGCACTGGCCGATCGCGACTCCAAGCGGGCCACCCTGCTGTCCGCGACGTCCGGCCCTGGCAAGACCTCGGACGGGCACGCGGTCGGGCTGCTGGCCAATATCGGCGGTGTCGACGACGCGGTCGCGGCGGGCGCCCAAGACCTCGAAGGGGTCGGACTCTTCCGCACCGAGTTCGTGTTCCTGTCGGCGAAGACCGCGCCGACCCTGGAGGAGCAGACCGACATCTACACCCGGGTGTTCCAGCCGTTCGGCACCGACCGGCGCATCGTCGTCCGCACGCTCGATGCGGGTGCCGACAAACCGCTCGCCTTCGCCGACCTGGGCGCGGAGGAGAACCCCGCCCTCGGACGTCGCGGGTTGCGTCTGTCGCAGGCTCGCCCGGAGTTGCTCGAGACCCAGCTCAAGGCGTTGGCCGCGGCCGCGTCGGCCACCGGTGCCGACGTACGGGTGATGGCACCGATGGTGGCCACCGTCGAGGAAGCGAAATGGTTCGCCGATCAGGTGGCGGCCGCGGGGCTCCCGAAGTCGGGTGTGATGATCGAGGTGCCCGCCGCGGCTCTCGGCGCACGCCACGTGCTTGCACCCGTCGACTTCGGCAGCCTCGGCACCAACGACCTCGCGCAGTACACGATGGCGGCCGACCGGATGCAGGGAGCACTGTCGGACCTCCTCGACCCGTGGCAACCGGCCGTGCTCAACGTGATCAAAGCCGCCTGCGCAGGAGCCGCCGAACTCGGCAAACCGATCGGTGTCTGCGGTGAATCGGGCGGCGATCCGTTGATGGCGCTGGTGCTCACCGGGCTCGGCGTCTCGTCACTGTCGATGGCGCCGTCGAAGGTGCCGGCGGTGCGGTTCGCGCTGTCGCGCCACTCGCTCGAGGCGTGTCAGCGGCTGGCTGAGTCGGCCGTCTCGGCGGCGACAGCTGCGGCGGCGCGCGAGGCCGTGCTCAGTGCGGCCGACCCGGAGTTGCAGGCCCTCCTCACGTGA
- a CDS encoding PTS fructose transporter subunit IIABC yields the protein MSLITNEQVILDLRGEDRHEATRTLAERLVASGRCTDLDGFLADVRAREEKMATGLPGGIGIPHARSAAITEPSLVFGRAADGIDWGAKDGAATTIFLIAAPEEGGEAHMQMLPKLAKALMDKSFRAELMAATDESQVVELVNSRVSLDEPAKAAAPATTTPATTAPATAVPTAASAASVATPEPAAAPSGGRTFVAVTSCPTGIAHTYMAAEALENAAREGGHRITVETQESAGSTPLTAAQIAEADAVIFAHDVEVRDKARFAGKPTVDVGVKKAISDGPALLSQAGRLADEWAKDPSKASAAVAAPAADEPETEGVGTRLRKWLMTGVSYMIPFVAAGGILIALGFMLAQIAGGETGAIDVTKNFTLDPSADPSKATILQNSFDPLSGMHWAALLFLIGGAAFGFLVPILSGYIAYAIADRPGLVPGVVGGAVAVTMQAGFLGGIATGLIGGLLAKWISGWNVHKNVRGVMPVVVIPLLSTLLTVGLLITVVGRPIKWLSDQLASGLNGMSGTSAVLLGLILGAMMGFDLGGPVNKVAYAFATTGLSAAGTATDAPQLKIMAAVMAGGMVAPLGLALATTVRPKLFTEPERENGKAAWLLGASFISEGAIPFAAADPWRVIVASVAGSSVTGALSMAFGATLRAPHGGIWVLPLIGNFALFLVALAAGVLVMTTVVVVLKQAAAKKSADTLVAA from the coding sequence GTGTCTCTCATCACCAACGAGCAGGTCATCCTCGACCTGCGTGGCGAAGACCGCCACGAAGCGACCCGCACGCTCGCCGAGCGCCTGGTCGCATCCGGTCGGTGCACCGACCTGGACGGTTTCCTGGCCGACGTCCGTGCCCGTGAGGAGAAGATGGCCACCGGGCTGCCCGGCGGCATCGGCATCCCGCACGCCCGCAGCGCCGCGATCACCGAGCCGTCGCTGGTCTTCGGACGGGCGGCCGACGGGATCGACTGGGGCGCCAAGGACGGCGCGGCGACGACGATCTTCCTCATCGCGGCACCGGAGGAGGGCGGCGAAGCCCACATGCAGATGCTGCCGAAGCTCGCGAAAGCGTTGATGGACAAGAGTTTCCGCGCGGAGCTGATGGCTGCGACCGACGAGTCGCAGGTGGTCGAGCTGGTGAACTCGCGGGTCTCGCTCGACGAGCCGGCGAAGGCGGCGGCCCCGGCCACAACTACCCCGGCCACAACTGCCCCGGCGACGGCTGTCCCGACGGCTGCCTCGGCTGCGTCCGTGGCGACACCCGAGCCCGCCGCGGCACCGTCCGGTGGACGCACCTTCGTCGCCGTGACCTCGTGCCCCACCGGCATTGCACACACCTACATGGCCGCCGAAGCCTTGGAGAACGCAGCCCGCGAGGGTGGCCACCGCATCACCGTCGAGACCCAGGAGTCGGCCGGCTCGACCCCGCTGACCGCGGCGCAGATCGCCGAGGCCGACGCGGTGATCTTCGCCCACGACGTGGAGGTGCGCGACAAGGCCCGCTTCGCCGGCAAGCCCACGGTCGACGTCGGGGTGAAGAAGGCGATCAGCGACGGACCGGCGCTGCTGTCCCAGGCCGGCCGATTGGCGGACGAGTGGGCGAAAGACCCGTCGAAGGCCTCGGCGGCCGTTGCCGCACCGGCGGCCGACGAACCCGAGACCGAAGGTGTCGGCACCCGCCTGCGCAAGTGGCTGATGACCGGCGTGTCGTACATGATCCCGTTCGTCGCGGCCGGCGGCATCCTCATCGCACTCGGCTTCATGCTGGCCCAGATCGCGGGCGGTGAGACCGGCGCGATCGACGTCACGAAGAACTTCACGCTCGACCCGAGCGCCGACCCGTCGAAGGCCACCATCCTGCAGAACTCGTTCGACCCGCTGTCCGGGATGCACTGGGCCGCACTGCTGTTCCTCATCGGCGGGGCCGCGTTCGGCTTCCTCGTGCCGATCCTGTCGGGCTACATCGCCTACGCGATCGCCGACCGGCCGGGCCTGGTGCCCGGTGTGGTCGGCGGTGCGGTCGCGGTGACCATGCAGGCCGGGTTCCTCGGCGGCATCGCCACCGGTCTGATCGGCGGTCTGCTCGCGAAGTGGATCTCCGGGTGGAACGTGCACAAGAACGTGCGCGGTGTCATGCCCGTCGTCGTCATCCCGCTGCTGTCGACCCTGCTGACCGTCGGGTTGCTCATCACCGTGGTCGGTCGCCCGATCAAGTGGCTGTCCGACCAACTCGCCAGCGGCCTCAACGGGATGTCGGGCACCAGCGCGGTGCTGCTCGGTCTCATCCTCGGCGCGATGATGGGCTTCGACCTCGGCGGCCCGGTCAACAAGGTGGCGTACGCCTTCGCGACCACCGGCCTGTCGGCCGCGGGCACCGCCACCGACGCACCGCAGTTGAAGATCATGGCGGCCGTGATGGCCGGCGGCATGGTGGCGCCGCTGGGCCTCGCCCTGGCCACCACCGTCCGCCCGAAGCTGTTCACCGAACCCGAGCGGGAGAACGGCAAGGCAGCCTGGCTGCTCGGTGCGTCGTTCATCTCCGAGGGAGCCATCCCGTTCGCGGCCGCCGACCCGTGGCGCGTGATCGTCGCGTCGGTCGCCGGCTCAAGCGTCACCGGAGCCCTGTCGATGGCCTTCGGCGCCACATTGCGCGCCCCGCACGGCGGCATCTGGGTGCTGCCCTTGATCGGCAACTTCGCCCTCTTCCTGGTCGCTCTCGCGGCGGGTGTGCTGGTGATGACCACCGTCGTGGTCGTGCTCAAGCAAGCCGCTGCCAAGAAGTCCGCCGACACCCTCGTCGCAGCCTGA